TCGCCTTCGCGGCGGCAGAGACGGCAAGCAGGTCCGGTATATCTTGACAAGGTCGTCCTCCTTAAACGCGCCGACGCTTCGGGGGCCGGCAGCCGTTGTGGGGTATCGGGGTCACGTCGCGAATCAGCATGACTTTGAAGCCGCTGTTCAGCAGACTACGCAGGGCGGCTTCGCGGCCGGGCCCCGGCCCCTTGACGAGGATGGCGAGTTGTTGGACGCCGTGCTCGATGGCGCGTTTCGCCACGTCCTCGGCGGCCATCTGGGCGGAATACGGCGTGCCTTTGCGGCTTCCCTTGAAGCCCTGCGAACCGCTGCTGGCCCAGGCCAACGTATTGCCGGACGGATCGGTGATCGTCACCACGGTGTTATTAAACGTGCTCTTGATGTGCGCGACGCCTTGCGGCACGTTTTTCTTCAGCTTCTTTTTCGCTCCGCGCTTGGGAGATGCCATCGAAAACCCTCCAGAAATTACTTCTTCTTACCTAACGCACGGCGCGGCCCTTTGCGCGTGCGGGCGTTGGTGTGCGTGCGCTGGCCGCGCACCGGCAGACCACGGCGGTGACGCAGGCCGCGGTAGGTGCCCAGGTCCATATGCCGCTTGACGTTCATCTGAACGTCCTTGCGCAAATCGCCTTCCACCTTCAACTTGGAATCGATGATGCGACGGATCTGCGCGACTTGCGCGTCGGACAACTTACCGGCGCGGATCGATTCGTCGATTCCGGCTTCCTCAAGGATCCGTTCCGCGGTCGTCCGGCCAATGCCGTAAATGTACGTCAACGCAATGACGACCCGTTTTTCGTTGGGGATGTCGACACCCGCTATACGTGGCACAGCAAACCTCCTGCTATCCTTGGCGCTGCTTATGCTTGGGATTTTCGCAAATCACCCGCAATACGCCCTTGCGCTTGACGATCTTGCATTTGTTGCAACGTTTTCTCACCGAAGCCTGAACTTTCATCAC
This Myxococcales bacterium DNA region includes the following protein-coding sequences:
- the rpsK gene encoding 30S ribosomal protein S11; the encoded protein is MASPKRGAKKKLKKNVPQGVAHIKSTFNNTVVTITDPSGNTLAWASSGSQGFKGSRKGTPYSAQMAAEDVAKRAIEHGVQQLAILVKGPGPGREAALRSLLNSGFKVMLIRDVTPIPHNGCRPPKRRRV
- the rpsM gene encoding 30S ribosomal protein S13, which translates into the protein MPRIAGVDIPNEKRVVIALTYIYGIGRTTAERILEEAGIDESIRAGKLSDAQVAQIRRIIDSKLKVEGDLRKDVQMNVKRHMDLGTYRGLRHRRGLPVRGQRTHTNARTRKGPRRALGKKK
- the rpmJ gene encoding 50S ribosomal protein L36, which gives rise to MKVQASVRKRCNKCKIVKRKGVLRVICENPKHKQRQG